In one Nicotiana sylvestris chromosome 8, ASM39365v2, whole genome shotgun sequence genomic region, the following are encoded:
- the LOC104220325 gene encoding NADPH HC-toxin reductase 1-like, with protein MEKKSNCKVCVTGGAGYIGSSLVNKLLDRGYTVHATLRNLEDESKVGLLKSFLGADKRLKLFQADIYKPEEFELAIQGCEFVFHVATPLLHSEGFQYKNRTEATLAAVKKIGMTCLKSGTVKKLIYTASVVAASPLKDDGTNFKDLMDETCWTPLNFSNPYADQGLKDYVESKMLAEKEMLNCGKEGMEVVTLCCGLVGGETYLPYTPTSTALFLSLLTQEKSLYNSLKFLEELIGKVPIVHIEDVCEAHLFSMKAAVNGRFLCASSFVSSAEIGCYYQQNYPEFNVNQEYLNDPNREIKWGSKKLVDSGFVYKYGMKEILDDSVSSARKNDSFQQ; from the exons atggagaagaaaagcAACTGTAAGGTCTGTGTTACAGGAGGTGCAGGTTACATAGGTTCTTCTCTTGTAAACAAACTTTTGGACAGAGGCTACACTGTTCACGCTACCCTCAGGAACTTAG AGGATGAATCAAAGGTGGGGCTGTTGAAGAGCTTTCTTGGTGCAGATAAAAGACTCAAATTATTTCAAGCTGATATTTACAAACCAGAAGAGTTTGAGCTGGCAATTCAAGGCTGTGAATTCGTTTTCCATGTTGCTACCCCTTTGTTGCATTCCGAAGGATTTCAA TACAAAAATAGAACTGAGGCTACACTTGCTGCAGTGAAGAAAATTGGAATGACTTGCCTTAAATCTGGGACAGTAAAAAAGCTTATATATACTGCATCTGTGGTTGCTGCTTCTCCATTGAAGGATGATGGGACTAATTTCAAGGATTTGATGGATGAAACGTGTTGGACACCTCTAAATTTCTCAAATCCTTATGCCGATCAGGGGCTTAAG GATTATGTAGAGTCAAAGATGCTAGCCGAGAAAGAGATGTTAAACTGTGGGAAGGAGGGTATGGAGGTGGTGACATTATGCTGCGGTCTTGTGGGTGGAGAAACATACTTACCTTATACCCCAACAAGTACTGCCTTATTCTTGTCACTGTTGACACAAGAGAAAAGTCTCTATAATTCACTCAAGTTTTTAGAAGAGCTCATAGGAAAAGTGCCAATTGTGCATATTGAAGATGTATGTGAAGCTCATTTGTTCTCCATGAAAGCTGCAGTCAATGGCCGTTTCTTGTGCGCTAGCTCCTTTGTTTCTTCTGCAGAGATTGGCTGTTATTACCAACAGAATTATCCAGAGTTTAATGTCAACCAAGA GTACTTGAATGACCCCAATAGAGAAATCAAATGGGGATCGAAAAAGCTTGTTGACAGCGGTTTCGTGTACAAGTATGGGATGAAGGAGATATTGGATGATAGTGTTAGTAGTGCCAGGAAGAATGACTCCTTTCAGCAATAA